The Kitasatospora albolonga nucleotide sequence GCGCTGGGCGAGGGTGCCGTCGGGGGCGACGAGGATCGCGGTGTTGTAGCCGAGGCCGTCGTCCTCGCCGCCGGGCGCGGGGGCCTTCTCGTACAGGGAGGCGTGGACGTACACGCCGTGCTCGCGGGCGGCCTCGGCGGCGAACGTGAAGGTGGGGCCGGTCAGCAGTTCCTCCGGCTCGGCCGGGGCGGGGTGGTCGGCGCGGCGGACGACGGCGAAGTACGGCGAGAGCGTGAGCTCCTGGAGACAGACCACCCGCGCCCCTTCGGCGGCGGCGAGGCGGATGCCCTCCAGCAGGGCGGCGCGGTGCTCGGCGGGATCGCGGTGCCACCGCTGCTGGACGGCCGCGACGCGCAGGGGGGCGCGCTCGGCGGGGCGGGTCCGGGTGGGGGAGGCGGGCGGGTTGTACGCGGTGATCAGACGCATGACCAGTTCCAGGGGGCGGGGTGTGGGGCGGAGGAGGGGTGGTGGCTGAGGCCGAGAACGGGAGTGCCGGAACGTTCCGGCACGTCCGAATCTAACTCTGCCGGAACGTTCCGGCAACCCCCCGGCCCGCGCCTCCCCGAACGTCTAGACTTCACCCCCGTGACCCCCCGGACCGTGACCCTGCTCGACGTAGCCCGCGCCGCCGGGGTCTCCAAGAGCACCGCGTCCGACGCCCTCCAGGGCTCGGGGCGCGTCGCGGAGGCCACCCGGGACCGGGTCCGCGCGGTGGCGGAGGAGCTCGGCTACCGGCCCAACAGCGCGGCCCGGCGGCTGCGCCGCTCCAGCACCGGAGCCATCGGGCTGCACCTGCCGCAGACCGCGACCCGGCTGGACTACTACATGAACCTCGCCTTCGGGGCCGTCGCACGCGCCCAGGAGGAGGGTTTCGACGTCATGCTGCTGGCCCCGGCGAGCCTCCCGGGCGCTTCGGGCCCCGGCCGCGCGGGCACATCGGGCGGCGCGGGCGCTTCGAGCGCCTCGGGCGGTACGAGCGGGCCGGTCGCCTCGCGGGTCGACGGGCTGCTCGTGATCGACCCCGAGGTGGGCGACAGCGCCGTACCGGGGCTGCTGGACGCGGGCGTTCCGGTCGTGACCGGCGAGCGCTACCTCGGCCCCGCCGCCGCCCCCAGCGGTGCCGTGATCTGCGACAACGCCGCCTCGCTGACCGCGCTCCTGGACCATGTGACCGAACGCGGCGCCCGCCGCCCCGCCGTCCTCGCCCCCGCGGGCACCTCCGCCTGGGCCACCGCCCTGCGCGCCACGGCAGCCTCCTGGGGCCGGGCCCGCGGGGTGGACGTGACCCTGCGCACCGTGCCGTTCGCCGCGACGCCGGGCGAGGCGGAGGAGACCACGCTGGCCCTGCTGCGCAGTGACCCGGCGGTGGACGCGGTGATCTGCGCCCCGGACGGCGCGGCCCCGGGCGTCCTGCGGGCGGCGGCCACGCTGGGCCGCACGGTCGGCCCAGCTCGTACGGTCGGCACCACGGCCGTCACGAACACCACGGGCCCCACGGACACCACGGCCGTCACAGACACCACAGCCGCCACAGCCCGTACGACCGGCGCCCCCGCACCCCGCACCACCACCACCGCCGCCCCCCTCCTCGTAGCCTCCTGCGTGGACGGCGCCGCCACCCGCACCGCCGGGCCGCCCGTGACGGCGGTGGACCTGCGCCCGGCCGCGTACGGGCGCGCCTGCGCCGAGCTGCTCTGCGACATCCTCGCGGGCCGCACCGCCCCCGACACCGTCCGTCGCCACGCCTGGGCGCTGGAGACCAGGGCCTCCACCGCACCGACCGCCTGACACTCCCCGAGATGCCGCCCCGTCGGGCCCGCTCCCCGGGCACCGTCGGGCAACTCCTCGGACACCCTGGGCCCCATTGTGGCGGGAATGCGCAAGGCATATTCTTCCAGGCGTATCAAAATCTGAACACGGTATCGCCCGCCCGAAGAACCGACAAATAAACGGAATCCTCAGGGAGTGTGTATGTCCACAGCACACCAGGCGCCAGACATCCTGTCACCCGATTTCGAGGCGAATCCCTATCCGGCGTACCGCCTGATGCGCGCCACATCACCCCTCCTGTGGCACGAGGCCACCAAGAGCTATGTGATCTCGCGCTACGAAGATGTCGAGCGCGTCTTCAAGGACAAGAACGGCGAGTTCACCACCGAGAACTACGACTGGCAGATCGAGCCCGTCCACGGACGGACGATCCTCCAGCTCAGCGGGCGTGAGCACGCCGTACGCCGGGCCCTGGTCGCCCCCGCCTTCCGCGGCAGCGACCTGCGGGAGAAGTTCCTCCCCGTCATCGAACGGAATTCACGCGAGCTGATCGACGGGTTCCGCGCCACCGGCTCCGTCGACCTGGTCACCGACTACGCAAGCCGTTTCCCGGTCAATGTGATCGCGGACATGCTGGGTCTGGCCACATCCGACTACGATCGATTCCATGGCTGGTACACGACCGTCATCGCCTTTCTCGGCAATTTGTCGGGCGATCCGGAGGTCACCCGGGCCGGTGAACGGACGCGCGTCGAGTTTGCCGCTTACATGCTGCCGATCATCCAGGAACGGCGGAAGAACCCGGGCGACGACCTGCTGTCCACGTTATGCACCGCCGAGATCGACGGTGTGCGGATGAGCGACGAGGACATCAAGGCGTTCTGCAGCCTGTTGCTCGCCGCAGGTGGCGAGACCACCGACAAGGCGATCGCCAGCATCTTCGCCAACCTGCTGCTCCACCCCGAACAACTGGAGGCGGTCCGCGCCGACCGCACGCTGATCCCCCGGGCCTTCGCCGAGACCCTGCGCTACACCCCGCCGGTCCACATGATCATGCGGCAGGCGGCGACGGACGTGGAGCTCAGCGGCGGCACCGTACCGGCGGGGGCCACCGTCACCTGCCTGATCGGCGCCGCCAACCGCGACGAGAACCGCTACCGCGACCCCGACTC carries:
- a CDS encoding cytochrome P450 encodes the protein MSTAHQAPDILSPDFEANPYPAYRLMRATSPLLWHEATKSYVISRYEDVERVFKDKNGEFTTENYDWQIEPVHGRTILQLSGREHAVRRALVAPAFRGSDLREKFLPVIERNSRELIDGFRATGSVDLVTDYASRFPVNVIADMLGLATSDYDRFHGWYTTVIAFLGNLSGDPEVTRAGERTRVEFAAYMLPIIQERRKNPGDDLLSTLCTAEIDGVRMSDEDIKAFCSLLLAAGGETTDKAIASIFANLLLHPEQLEAVRADRTLIPRAFAETLRYTPPVHMIMRQAATDVELSGGTVPAGATVTCLIGAANRDENRYRDPDSFDIFRTDLTTTTAFSAAADHLAFALGRHFCVGALLAKAEVEIGVGHLLDAMPGLRVADGFDPVEHGVFTRGPQTLPLRFTPVPPASPTSGASD
- a CDS encoding LacI family transcriptional regulator translates to MTPRTVTLLDVARAAGVSKSTASDALQGSGRVAEATRDRVRAVAEELGYRPNSAARRLRRSSTGAIGLHLPQTATRLDYYMNLAFGAVARAQEEGFDVMLLAPASLPGASGPGRAGTSGGAGASSASGGTSGPVASRVDGLLVIDPEVGDSAVPGLLDAGVPVVTGERYLGPAAAPSGAVICDNAASLTALLDHVTERGARRPAVLAPAGTSAWATALRATAASWGRARGVDVTLRTVPFAATPGEAEETTLALLRSDPAVDAVICAPDGAAPGVLRAAATLGRTVGPARTVGTTAVTNTTGPTDTTAVTDTTAATARTTGAPAPRTTTTAAPLLVASCVDGAATRTAGPPVTAVDLRPAAYGRACAELLCDILAGRTAPDTVRRHAWALETRASTAPTA